The window GTAGCCGAGGAGAAAGAGCGTGTTGGCGAGTCCCGCCCCGACCAGCCACGGGAGCTCGCGGCGCTCTACCTCCCGGAGGTCCGGAAGCCCCTGCGTCCACCACAGGTAGACGAGGAACCCGACGCCGGCGCTGACCGTCTTGACCGTCAGCCCGGTGAGGACCGCCGCCCCCTCCGCGAACCCGAGTTTGGCGAACGTCGGCTCGATCCCGTAGAAGAACGCCGCCGCGAACGGGAACGCGAGGCCGGCGTAGCCCGCACCGCCGTCCCCGGCGTCCGAACGCCCGTGCTCGTAGGTGATGATCGCGATTCCGAGGACGATGGCGACCATCGAGACCAGGTGGCCGCCAGTGACGACCTCACCGAGGACGACGACGGCGATGAGCGAGGCGTGCAGCGGCTGTGAGGCCTTGATGGGTTCGGCGCGGCTGGACCCGATCCGCTTGATCCCCTCGAAGTGCATCGCCCGCCCGACCATCGTTCCGAGCAGTCCCGCGGCGGTGAACGCCCCGAGAGAGCGGAGCGTCAGGTCCTGAATCGGCGAGCCGAGCAGGAACGCCGCCGGCACTAGCGCGAGGACGTTCACCACGAGAACGACGACCAGGGCGTCCGAGGAGTCGCTGGTGATCGTTCCGTAGCGGATCGACAGCGACTGTACCGCCAGCGCGAACGCGCCGAAGGCGG is drawn from Halobellus limi and contains these coding sequences:
- a CDS encoding DMT family transporter codes for the protein MIPGGEILSLGVLLAAFGAFALAVQSLSIRYGTITSDSSDALVVVLVVNVLALVPAAFLLGSPIQDLTLRSLGAFTAAGLLGTMVGRAMHFEGIKRIGSSRAEPIKASQPLHASLIAVVVLGEVVTGGHLVSMVAIVLGIAIITYEHGRSDAGDGGAGYAGLAFPFAAAFFYGIEPTFAKLGFAEGAAVLTGLTVKTVSAGVGFLVYLWWTQGLPDLREVERRELPWLVGAGLANTLFLLGYYGALELEPVSLVVPLVQSSPLVVIFLSILFVSDNLERITPRLVIGALVAVAGAIGVTLLS